One Chryseobacterium indoltheticum DNA segment encodes these proteins:
- the recA gene encoding recombinase RecA, with protein sequence MSNIDDKKKALALVLDKLDKTYGKGTVMTLGDSAIDTTIEVIPSGSLGLDIALGVGGYPRGRIIEIYGPESSGKTTLTLHAIAEAQKAGGIAAFIDAEHAFDRGYAGKLGIDLENLIISQPDNGEQALEIADNLIRSGAIDIVVIDSVAALTPKAEIEGEMGDSKMGLHARLMSQALRKLTATISRTKCTVIFINQLREKIGVMFGNPETTTGGNALKFYASVRVDIRKASAPIKNGDEAVGSRVKVKIVKNKVAPPFKMAEFDIMYGEGVSKTGEILDTAVDMGIVKKSGSWFSYGETKLGQGRDGVRDLLKDNPELAEELENKVKEEIINNKK encoded by the coding sequence ATGAGCAACATAGATGATAAGAAAAAAGCACTTGCATTGGTGCTTGATAAGCTAGATAAAACATACGGAAAGGGAACTGTAATGACTTTGGGAGATAGTGCAATTGATACGACTATCGAAGTAATTCCATCTGGATCATTAGGATTAGACATCGCTTTGGGCGTTGGCGGATATCCAAGAGGTAGAATCATTGAGATCTACGGACCTGAATCTTCAGGTAAAACAACTTTGACTTTACATGCAATTGCAGAAGCTCAAAAAGCAGGCGGAATTGCAGCTTTTATTGATGCTGAGCACGCTTTCGACAGAGGGTATGCAGGTAAATTAGGAATCGACTTAGAAAATCTAATTATTTCTCAGCCCGACAACGGTGAACAAGCTTTGGAAATTGCTGATAACTTGATTCGTTCAGGTGCAATCGACATCGTGGTAATTGACTCTGTAGCAGCATTGACGCCAAAAGCAGAAATTGAAGGTGAAATGGGAGATTCTAAAATGGGTCTTCATGCAAGATTGATGTCTCAGGCTTTGAGAAAATTGACAGCAACTATTTCAAGAACAAAATGTACCGTGATTTTCATCAACCAGTTGAGAGAAAAAATTGGTGTAATGTTCGGAAACCCAGAAACTACGACAGGTGGTAATGCATTGAAATTCTATGCTTCGGTAAGAGTAGACATCAGAAAAGCAAGTGCACCAATCAAGAATGGTGATGAAGCGGTTGGTAGCCGTGTGAAAGTGAAGATTGTAAAAAACAAAGTAGCTCCACCTTTCAAAATGGCAGAATTTGATATTATGTACGGGGAAGGAGTATCTAAAACCGGTGAGATCTTAGATACTGCCGTTGATATGGGAATTGTGAAGAAAAGCGGTTCTTGGTTCAGCTACGGTGAAACTAAGCTTGGTCAGGGTCGTGACGGTGTAAGAGATTTGTTGAAAGATAATCCTGAGTTGGCTGAAGAGCTTGAAAACAAAGTGAAAGAAGAGATCATCAATAACAAAAAATAA
- the sucC gene encoding ADP-forming succinate--CoA ligase subunit beta, whose protein sequence is MNLHEYQSKEILSKYGVAIQRGFVANNVEEAVAAAEKLTAETGAQAWVVKAQIHAGGRGKGGGVKFSPNLDKLKENAQNIIGMQLVTPQTSAEGKKVHSVLVAEDVYYPGETETKEFYVSILLDRAQGKNTIVYSTEGGMDIEHVAEVTPHLIHNELIDPAIGLQGFQARKIAFNLGLEGNAFKEFTKFITSLYNAYTGIDASLFEINPVLKTSDNKIIAVDAKVTLDGNSLFRHKDLEALRDTREEDPIDVEAGEAGLNFVKLDGNVACMVNGAGLAMATMDIIKLSGGNPANFLDVGGTADAARVQTAFGIILRDPNVKAILINIFGGIVRCDRVAQGVVDAYKAMGSLPVPLIVRLQGTNAVEAKKLIDESGLPVHSAITLEEAANKVKEVLA, encoded by the coding sequence ATCAAAAGAGATTTTATCAAAGTATGGAGTAGCTATCCAACGTGGTTTCGTTGCAAACAACGTAGAAGAAGCTGTAGCAGCTGCAGAAAAATTGACTGCTGAAACCGGAGCTCAGGCTTGGGTTGTAAAGGCACAGATTCACGCAGGTGGTCGTGGTAAAGGTGGTGGTGTAAAGTTTTCTCCAAACTTGGATAAGCTTAAAGAAAATGCTCAAAACATCATCGGAATGCAGTTGGTAACTCCACAAACTTCTGCTGAAGGTAAAAAAGTACACTCTGTTTTGGTTGCAGAAGACGTTTATTACCCTGGAGAAACAGAAACTAAAGAATTTTATGTTTCTATTCTTTTAGACAGAGCTCAAGGTAAAAATACAATCGTATATTCTACTGAAGGTGGTATGGATATTGAGCACGTTGCAGAAGTAACTCCTCATTTGATTCACAACGAATTGATCGATCCAGCTATCGGTCTTCAAGGTTTCCAGGCTAGAAAAATTGCTTTCAACTTAGGTCTTGAAGGAAATGCTTTCAAAGAATTCACAAAATTCATCACTTCATTATACAACGCTTATACAGGGATTGATGCTTCTCTTTTCGAAATCAACCCGGTTTTGAAAACTTCTGATAACAAAATTATCGCTGTAGATGCTAAAGTAACTTTGGATGGTAACTCATTGTTCCGTCACAAAGATCTTGAAGCTCTTAGAGACACAAGAGAAGAAGATCCTATCGATGTAGAAGCTGGTGAAGCGGGTCTTAACTTCGTGAAATTAGACGGTAACGTTGCTTGTATGGTAAACGGAGCTGGTCTTGCAATGGCAACGATGGATATCATTAAATTATCTGGTGGTAATCCTGCTAACTTCTTAGACGTTGGTGGTACTGCTGATGCTGCAAGAGTACAGACTGCTTTTGGTATCATCTTGAGAGATCCAAACGTAAAAGCTATTTTGATCAACATCTTCGGAGGTATCGTAAGATGTGACAGAGTTGCTCAAGGTGTTGTAGATGCTTATAAAGCGATGGGAAGCCTTCCGGTTCCATTGATCGTGAGATTACAAGGAACTAATGCTGTAGAAGCTAAAAAATTAATTGATGAGTCTGGTCTTCCGGTACATTCTGCAATTACTTTAGAAGAAGCTGCAAACAAAGTAAAAGAAGTTTTAGCTTAA
- a CDS encoding oxygenase MpaB family protein, which yields MEDYSLQPRFKDSRHFKDFWTKGNGKKLIDFSGAEVNFKDFEKFAPFYYHVDEVGDEVVKDVYFTQKYSEASREIEQYIRNGISQNDEAPESVKKLFTQTQKLPEWLDYDLIKSGAELCMRSNLDSLISLRDYCLIGGYDYAYLNKPLVATEALKKGAVKRLSETLDFWVNVTRYDALEVHKKGYEFAIKTRLIHSYARLSIKKHYKNWDTKNWGEPINSWDMMATYIGFSLVFLHSLHKFGNTISEDEEKGLFHLWKYVGYLLGIPENLLPDDKKQATEYFYLWTSIQPSSDKDSVLLAHSLLNESLENPILKYSFQRKNLRYLHICCTWFLLGDEVCKRLQIPDVPFKKGFPVTKKIINKIYDATVSREARIKKGNKDQMKVLEDYLRITQNSNFH from the coding sequence ATGGAAGACTATAGTTTACAGCCAAGATTTAAAGATTCTCGTCATTTCAAAGATTTTTGGACGAAAGGAAACGGAAAGAAATTGATCGATTTTTCTGGGGCAGAAGTGAATTTTAAAGACTTTGAAAAATTTGCGCCATTCTATTATCATGTAGATGAAGTAGGAGATGAGGTTGTAAAAGATGTTTATTTTACCCAAAAGTATAGTGAAGCATCACGAGAGATCGAACAATATATCAGAAATGGAATTTCACAGAATGATGAAGCTCCCGAAAGTGTAAAAAAGCTTTTTACCCAGACTCAAAAACTTCCCGAATGGCTTGATTATGACTTAATAAAATCCGGAGCGGAACTTTGTATGCGAAGTAATCTCGATTCTTTGATTTCGCTCAGAGATTACTGCCTAATTGGCGGTTACGATTATGCTTATCTCAACAAACCGTTGGTTGCCACCGAAGCTCTAAAAAAAGGAGCCGTAAAAAGACTTTCGGAAACACTTGATTTTTGGGTGAATGTTACAAGATATGATGCGTTGGAAGTTCATAAAAAAGGATATGAATTTGCCATTAAGACACGGCTTATCCATTCCTATGCAAGGCTTTCGATTAAAAAACATTACAAAAATTGGGATACCAAAAATTGGGGAGAACCCATCAATTCTTGGGATATGATGGCAACTTACATTGGTTTTAGTCTCGTTTTCCTGCACAGTCTTCATAAATTTGGCAATACCATTTCTGAAGATGAAGAGAAAGGGCTTTTTCACCTCTGGAAATATGTAGGATATTTACTGGGAATTCCCGAAAACCTTCTTCCAGACGACAAAAAACAGGCTACAGAGTATTTTTATTTATGGACTTCCATTCAGCCGTCTTCCGATAAAGATTCAGTTTTGCTGGCACATTCCTTACTGAACGAGTCTTTAGAAAATCCTATTTTGAAATATAGTTTTCAAAGAAAAAATCTACGGTATTTACACATTTGCTGTACGTGGTTTTTACTGGGCGATGAAGTTTGTAAAAGACTGCAGATTCCCGATGTTCCCTTCAAAAAAGGGTTTCCTGTTACAAAAAAGATCATCAATAAAATATATGATGCTACGGTAAGCCGTGAAGCCAGAATAAAAAAAGGAAATAAAGACCAGATGAAAGTGTTGGAGGATTATCTAAGGATTACACAGAACTCAAATTTCCATTAA